Sequence from the Methanobrevibacter oralis genome:
GGAACCACCAACACTTCCTTATTTTAACCTTTTTTATTATAGTTTTTCTCTAAAATTTTATACTATTTAGATCATGCCAATTTTCATAAAATGATTTTTCTTTCTAATAATTTCATAGAATTTGTTCTCAAATATTTTTATTAATATTCATTCTTTAAACATTTTCAATGGGGCTTAAATCAGGACAATATTGTTTTAAATATATTAGATTTATATTTGATATTTCTGCAACTTTTTGAACCATTTTTGCTGTGTGAATCCTTGTATTGTCTAGAATTATATTAATTCTTTTTTTCTTTATGAGGCAGGATGGGACATGATTCTCATTAATTTTTAAAATTTTTTTTTTCGCTTATTTTTTTTCCTTTAATTTTATATACTATGAAGTACAATCTTTTATTATAAATATTAATATTTATGGTTGTTTTATTTATGGTTTTAAAAGATGATACTATTAATCAGACTATGTTGGTGCCTATGGACTTGAGTAATTTGATTCCTGAAGGTCATCCGTGTTATTTTATTAAAAATGTGGTTGATCAAATTGATTGTTCCGAAGCTAACAAGGAGTTTTTCGTGATAAGCCTGGTGAACCTGCTTATCCTCGTGAAAATGTTGCTTAGGATTGGTTTTGATGAGTGTTATTTGATGGTGGATTGTCTTCTCCTAATTGATAGAAGAACAAGAACTGAATATTGCTTATATGTACTTAGCAGGCATGCAAAAGCCAGTTTATAGGGACAATTTTATAAGATTCAAATTGGATTATACCTGATTTAATTGATGAAGCTTTTAAAACAACTTTTAAAGATTTGAAAAAGAAGAAAATCCGCCATTTAAGTTTTAGATGGAACTAAAGTAAAAACATCTTTAAAAAATAATAACCAATGAACAACAATTAAAAATAATCATGAAAAGAACACTTGGAAGAAAAGTATTATAAATTGGATCAAGAAGAATATTTGGAATTGGGCGATGAATCTGGAAAAATTAGTGTTCCTGAATCATATTAACAAACAAAGAAAAATTCCAAGAAACAGTAAGAGAAAATCAATAAATCCTCTTAAAAATGATGGAGACCAAAGATAAATTGAGAGCTTCAAGTAAAAAAAACCTCTTAAAACAATCCAGAGGAAAAATCCTGAAAAAAAAATTTACAAAAAAGCTTGAAACACTCGAAGAAAAGCTTAAAGAATTCTGGAAAAAATGATGTAATTAAGTGTAAATGATCCAGATTCAAGATTTTTATGATTAATAAAAAAAAGGTAAAATGGGGAATTTGGATTACAATGGACAGATTGCTGTAGACTCACATAAAAGAATAATCCT
This genomic interval carries:
- a CDS encoding transposase codes for the protein MLKINENHVPSCLIKKKRINIILDNTRIHTAKMVQKVAEISNINLIYLKQYCPDLSPIENV